From Pongo pygmaeus isolate AG05252 chromosome 1, NHGRI_mPonPyg2-v2.0_pri, whole genome shotgun sequence, one genomic window encodes:
- the CRABP2 gene encoding cellular retinoic acid-binding protein 2 encodes MPNFSGNWKIIRSENFEELLKVLGVNVMLRKIAVAAASKPTVEIKQEGDTFYIKTSTTVRTTEINFKVGEEFEEQTVDGRPCKSLVKWESENKMVCEQKLLKGEGPKTSWTRELTNDGELILTMTADDVVCTRVYVRE; translated from the exons atgcccaacttctCTGGCAACTGGAAAATCATCCGATCGGAAAACTTCGAGGAATTGCTCAAAGTGCTGG GGGTGAATGTGATGCTGAGGAAGATTGCTGTGGCTGCAGCGTCCAAGCCAACAGTGGAGATCAAACAGGAGGGAGACACTTTCTACATCAAAACCTCCACCACCGTGCGCACCACAGAGATTAACTTCAAGGTTGGGGAGGAGTTTGAGGAGCAGACTGTGGATGGGAGGCCCTGTAAG AGCCTGGTGAAATGGGAGAGTGAGAATAAAATGGTCTGTGAGCAGAAGCTCCTGAAGGGAGAGGGCCCCAAGACCTCGTGGACCAGAGAACTGACCAACGATGGGGAGCTGATCCTG ACCATGACGGCGGATGACGTTGTGTGCACCAGGGTCTACGTCCGAGAGTGA